Proteins encoded by one window of Mesorhizobium sp. INR15:
- a CDS encoding MocE family 2Fe-2S type ferredoxin, which translates to MTDWIAACSLDDIEQEGALRFDHGGRTYAIFRSPDDEVFCTDGLCTHEAVHLADGLVMDYEVECPKHSGAFDYRTGQAKRLPPCINLRSYPARLEGSVVLINVQE; encoded by the coding sequence ATGACCGACTGGATTGCCGCCTGCAGCCTTGACGACATCGAGCAGGAAGGCGCCTTGCGCTTCGACCATGGCGGCAGGACCTATGCCATCTTCCGCTCCCCCGATGACGAAGTGTTCTGCACCGACGGCCTATGCACGCACGAAGCCGTCCACCTCGCAGACGGACTGGTGATGGACTACGAAGTCGAATGCCCGAAACATTCCGGCGCCTTCGACTACCGCACCGGACAAGCCAAGCGGCTGCCGCCTTGCATCAATCTGAGAAGCTATCCTGCAAGACTGGAAGGCAGCGTAGTGCTGATCAACGTACAAGAGTAA
- a CDS encoding substrate-binding domain-containing protein, with product MKKLMLAAAFATLMSGTAFAAKIGVSIVNFDNNFQTLLMHGMQARAKEKGADIQVEDAQNDVAKQLDQVKNFIASGVDAIIVTLVDTNASKTISEEASKAGIPLVFVNLEPSDMANLPGKQVYVGSNETESGTLEAFEVCKLLRAKGKSAGAKAYIIMGSLVHQAALQRTKDVEQIFATDMCNFIKIVDKQSSDWSRDNSQNLMTNWLTAGQAPDAVIANNDESAIGAILALKANGVDMKNVVVGGIDATQDGLQSMKAGDLAVTVFQNANGQGGGGVDAALALVKGEKVDRVVYVPFELVSPENMDGYLSKN from the coding sequence ATGAAAAAACTCATGCTCGCGGCGGCTTTCGCGACACTCATGTCGGGCACAGCTTTTGCCGCCAAGATCGGCGTCAGCATCGTCAACTTCGACAACAATTTCCAGACGTTGCTGATGCACGGCATGCAGGCCCGCGCCAAGGAGAAAGGCGCCGACATCCAGGTCGAGGATGCGCAGAACGACGTCGCCAAGCAGCTTGACCAGGTGAAGAACTTCATCGCCAGCGGCGTCGACGCCATCATCGTCACGCTGGTCGACACCAATGCTTCGAAGACCATCAGCGAGGAGGCCTCGAAAGCCGGCATTCCCCTCGTCTTCGTCAACCTCGAGCCGAGCGACATGGCCAACCTGCCCGGCAAGCAGGTCTATGTCGGCTCCAACGAAACCGAGTCCGGCACGCTGGAGGCGTTCGAAGTGTGCAAGCTCCTGCGCGCCAAGGGCAAGTCGGCTGGCGCCAAGGCCTACATCATCATGGGCAGCCTGGTGCATCAGGCCGCATTGCAGCGCACCAAGGATGTCGAGCAGATCTTCGCCACCGACATGTGCAACTTCATCAAGATCGTCGACAAGCAGTCGTCCGACTGGTCACGCGACAACTCGCAGAACCTGATGACCAACTGGCTGACCGCTGGCCAGGCACCGGACGCCGTCATCGCCAACAATGACGAATCCGCCATTGGCGCCATCCTGGCGCTGAAAGCCAACGGCGTCGACATGAAGAATGTCGTGGTCGGCGGCATCGACGCCACCCAGGATGGCCTGCAGTCGATGAAGGCAGGCGATCTCGCGGTGACCGTGTTCCAGAATGCTAATGGACAGGGCGGCGGCGGTGTTGATGCCGCACTGGCGCTCGTCAAGGGCGAAAAAGTCGACCGGGTCGTCTATGTCCCGTTCGAACTGGTGAGCCCTGAAAACATGGACGGATACCTGAGCAAGAATTGA
- a CDS encoding sterol desaturase family protein, translating to MDDLKYGKRNKRGDWGPNEPAGTAPLFVFPPRPLALLKWLPHYFLPYNLLFALSAVAWWHFVLPDAAVMKTLAWGWILWLFAVNCAALLVFFGAFELRLYTLRAQGNRFKYNGKWPSEQKSKAFFLESQNIDNMLRTFGTGLPIWTAIEVAILHAYANGYVPWLTFADHPVYLFCLALAVPVIHETHFFMLHRAIHWGPLYRWVHSVHHNSVNPSPWSSLAMHPVEQFGYLGVALWHLVIPSNPIMALYQLHYAGFGAIPGHIGFDKLELGEDTAADSHAYLHYLHHKYFEVNYGDGLIPFDRWIGTFHDGSKEGEARMEARYEKKRARANAAADSGKPSG from the coding sequence ATGGACGATCTGAAATACGGCAAGCGCAACAAGCGTGGCGACTGGGGCCCCAACGAACCGGCCGGCACCGCGCCGCTCTTCGTCTTTCCGCCACGCCCGCTGGCGCTGCTGAAATGGCTGCCGCACTATTTCCTGCCCTACAATCTTCTGTTTGCCCTTTCGGCGGTGGCCTGGTGGCACTTCGTGCTGCCCGACGCCGCGGTCATGAAGACCCTCGCCTGGGGCTGGATCCTTTGGCTTTTCGCCGTCAATTGCGCGGCGCTTCTTGTCTTCTTCGGTGCCTTCGAGCTCCGGCTCTACACCTTGCGCGCGCAAGGCAACCGCTTCAAATACAACGGCAAATGGCCCTCGGAGCAGAAGAGCAAGGCCTTCTTCTTGGAGAGCCAGAACATCGACAACATGCTGCGCACCTTCGGCACCGGCCTGCCGATCTGGACGGCGATCGAGGTGGCTATCCTCCACGCCTATGCCAACGGCTACGTGCCGTGGCTGACCTTTGCCGACCACCCCGTCTACCTGTTCTGCCTGGCGCTGGCGGTGCCGGTCATTCACGAAACCCATTTCTTCATGCTGCATCGGGCGATCCACTGGGGTCCGCTCTACCGGTGGGTGCATTCGGTCCACCACAATTCGGTGAACCCCTCGCCCTGGTCGTCGCTTGCGATGCATCCGGTGGAGCAGTTCGGCTATCTCGGTGTCGCGCTCTGGCATCTGGTCATTCCGTCGAACCCGATCATGGCGCTCTATCAGCTGCACTACGCCGGCTTCGGCGCCATTCCCGGCCATATCGGCTTCGACAAGCTCGAACTCGGTGAGGACACCGCCGCCGATAGCCACGCCTATCTCCACTACCTCCACCACAAATATTTCGAGGTGAATTACGGCGACGGCCTGATCCCTTTCGACAGGTGGATCGGCACCTTCCACGACGGCAGCAAAGAAGGCGAGGCGCGCATGGAGGCCCGCTACGAGAAGAAAAGGGCGCGCGCCAACGCCGCCGCCGACAGCGGAAAACCGTCGGGCTGA
- a CDS encoding 3-methyl-2-oxobutanoate hydroxymethyltransferase has protein sequence MTRRLTVHDLLSQKGSRKWQQLHVDTPAEAAAAVACDIVILSCEPDHNLELIRAAAPHAFLSVGMPHGAVASPDEAVRRGFAMMSRGADAVYCSHSPRFIEAMAAEGIPVTGHVGLVPNRATWTNFRAIGKTAEEALKVLRAVKDLENAGAACIEVEVVPVRLADHITRTTPLFTMGMGCGAVCDTQYLFSSDVLGTHTGHYPRHARRYADFVALEAELQAKRIAAFQAFASDVAEGSYPEAGHQVEMDDAAFERFLTLSQSL, from the coding sequence GTGACGAGACGGCTGACAGTACACGATCTGCTGAGCCAGAAAGGCAGCCGCAAATGGCAGCAGCTGCATGTCGACACTCCAGCCGAGGCGGCGGCGGCGGTCGCTTGCGACATCGTCATCCTGTCCTGCGAGCCCGATCATAACCTGGAATTGATCCGCGCTGCCGCTCCCCACGCCTTCCTGTCGGTCGGCATGCCGCATGGCGCGGTCGCCTCGCCCGACGAAGCGGTACGGCGCGGCTTTGCCATGATGAGCCGTGGCGCCGACGCGGTCTATTGCTCGCATTCGCCGCGCTTCATCGAGGCGATGGCGGCGGAAGGCATTCCGGTGACCGGCCATGTCGGCCTCGTGCCCAACCGCGCCACCTGGACCAATTTCCGCGCCATCGGCAAGACCGCCGAGGAAGCGCTGAAGGTGCTGCGCGCGGTGAAGGACCTTGAGAACGCCGGGGCGGCTTGCATCGAGGTCGAGGTGGTGCCGGTTCGCCTCGCCGATCATATCACCCGGACCACGCCGCTGTTCACCATGGGCATGGGCTGCGGCGCCGTCTGCGACACGCAATATCTCTTCTCCAGCGACGTGCTCGGCACGCATACCGGCCACTATCCGCGCCATGCCAGGCGCTACGCCGACTTTGTCGCGCTGGAGGCTGAACTGCAGGCAAAGCGCATCGCTGCGTTCCAGGCTTTTGCCAGCGACGTGGCCGAAGGCTCCTATCCCGAAGCTGGACATCAGGTGGAGATGGATGACGCCGCGTTCGAGCGCTTCCTGACCCTTTCCCAGTCCCTCTGA
- a CDS encoding LacI family DNA-binding transcriptional regulator yields MSKPTFIDIALRAGVGTATVERVLNGRGGVRSETVEKVVAAARSLDYPRRLPEAHRGIIRIEVILVRPDSTFFSRLSRAFERIAASLDRTIAVHRTFLDEEDPVAVARRIREPGLRRGALILAVPDHPLICEALAEVEAKGLPTALVVTRIPGSRADYVGIDNYAAGRMAAHLMSGMQQRPGTIAALCHSHIYQVHRDRIRGFSDYLAEHPRQDLTFTELLFGHDDGGRSADLLAETLRRRPDLVGFYNAGGGNGSLNQLLRSHPRRHEIFFVGHELTEGSTAALREGTMDVVLDQAPEAQARRAIDLMLARLGLHDLPIDNPPIRFVTFTPENL; encoded by the coding sequence ATCTCCAAACCGACCTTCATCGATATCGCCCTCCGCGCCGGGGTCGGCACGGCGACGGTCGAGCGCGTGCTCAACGGCCGCGGCGGCGTCCGGTCTGAAACGGTGGAAAAGGTCGTCGCCGCCGCCCGCTCGCTCGACTATCCGCGCCGGCTGCCCGAGGCGCATCGCGGCATCATCCGCATCGAAGTCATCCTCGTTCGCCCGGATTCGACGTTCTTCTCCCGGCTCTCGCGCGCCTTCGAGCGTATCGCCGCGAGCCTCGACCGGACCATCGCGGTGCACCGGACATTTCTTGACGAGGAAGACCCGGTCGCCGTCGCTCGACGAATCCGCGAGCCCGGCCTTCGCCGTGGTGCGCTGATCCTGGCGGTGCCCGATCATCCGCTGATCTGCGAGGCGCTTGCCGAGGTCGAAGCCAAGGGGTTGCCAACAGCCTTGGTCGTGACGCGGATCCCCGGTTCCAGGGCTGACTATGTCGGCATCGACAATTATGCCGCCGGACGCATGGCAGCGCATCTGATGAGCGGCATGCAGCAGCGGCCCGGCACGATCGCCGCTCTGTGCCACAGCCACATCTACCAGGTGCATCGCGACCGTATCCGCGGCTTTTCGGACTATCTCGCGGAGCATCCACGGCAGGATCTCACTTTCACCGAATTGCTGTTCGGCCATGACGACGGCGGCCGAAGTGCCGATCTTCTTGCCGAGACACTGCGGCGGCGCCCAGATCTCGTCGGCTTCTATAACGCTGGCGGCGGCAATGGCTCTCTCAACCAGCTCTTGCGTAGCCACCCGCGCCGTCACGAGATTTTCTTCGTCGGCCATGAATTGACCGAAGGCAGCACCGCCGCCTTGCGCGAGGGCACGATGGACGTCGTGCTCGACCAAGCGCCGGAGGCTCAGGCGCGCCGCGCCATCGATCTCATGCTGGCGCGGCTCGGCCTGCATGACCTGCCGATCGACAACCCGCCGATCCGCTTCGTCACCTTCACGCCTGAGAATCTTTGA
- a CDS encoding BTAD domain-containing putative transcriptional regulator, which yields MRVQIQLLGGFNIRLDDQAIPATAWRRDRGAALVKLLAVTRSHRIHREQVMEAFWPDLDAEAAGANLRKAVHFARRALGVHDLIELAGDVIALASGADLEIDAEAFETAAKLALRGADRAVCEIAADLYGGDLLPDDPYVDWFETPRQALRQRYAQVLRAGKLWQRLIALDPADEQAQCALMQAALDAGNRAEAIRLFNQLSDSLRIDLGVGPGAETVKLYEKALAVPSVDPVGLSDRIRASLAWGLLHLQSGDFAKAGQVGRETRELAMGAGLAREVGEASALIGLVAHMQGGWRELFRAEFIEWVRSKPAFVSNVFDGHLCLAEFCLCSAKGHHDIGAAARELLSVAEGAGSLVGRGLASLVLGEAELFSGQLGEAERLLTEAEKLYAEAGAVAGRVIALQRLTELALARGQKYQAGRLIRRATALAQTSWLAPHLLISLKGLAVKAASSPEKIAETIHEGDRMLSAGGICQPCSMTFRTAAAVALAEAGEVEQVNRRLDEAERVAGMWNGGPWVAAVWEARGVLRRAERSENRAMAAFEEAATRFAALGRPIDEARCLQRMAELV from the coding sequence TTGCGCGTCCAGATCCAATTGCTCGGCGGGTTCAATATCCGTCTTGACGACCAGGCCATTCCGGCCACGGCCTGGCGCCGTGACCGAGGCGCGGCGCTGGTAAAGCTGCTTGCCGTCACCCGTTCGCACCGCATTCACCGCGAACAGGTGATGGAGGCCTTCTGGCCCGATCTCGATGCGGAAGCTGCCGGGGCGAACCTGCGCAAGGCTGTCCACTTCGCCCGGCGCGCCTTGGGAGTGCATGATCTGATCGAGCTGGCGGGTGACGTGATCGCCCTTGCCTCCGGCGCCGATCTCGAAATCGACGCCGAGGCCTTCGAGACCGCCGCCAAGCTTGCGCTGCGCGGCGCCGATCGCGCCGTCTGCGAAATCGCTGCGGATCTCTATGGCGGCGACCTATTGCCCGATGATCCCTATGTCGATTGGTTCGAGACCCCTCGCCAGGCGCTGCGGCAGCGCTACGCCCAGGTGCTGCGAGCAGGCAAGCTGTGGCAGCGGCTGATTGCCTTGGATCCAGCCGATGAACAGGCGCAATGCGCCCTGATGCAGGCCGCGCTCGATGCCGGAAACCGGGCCGAGGCGATCAGGCTGTTCAATCAACTGAGCGACAGCCTGCGCATCGACCTTGGCGTGGGACCTGGTGCTGAAACCGTGAAACTCTACGAAAAGGCATTGGCGGTGCCGTCGGTCGACCCGGTCGGACTGAGCGACCGTATCCGTGCCTCCCTCGCCTGGGGCCTGCTGCATCTGCAAAGCGGTGATTTCGCCAAGGCCGGCCAGGTCGGCAGGGAAACCCGCGAGCTGGCAATGGGAGCCGGCCTTGCGCGCGAAGTCGGCGAGGCCAGCGCCCTGATCGGGCTGGTGGCCCACATGCAAGGAGGATGGCGCGAACTGTTCCGGGCCGAGTTCATCGAATGGGTCCGCTCGAAACCCGCTTTCGTCTCCAACGTCTTCGACGGCCATCTTTGCCTTGCCGAATTCTGCCTCTGCAGCGCCAAGGGCCATCACGACATCGGCGCGGCCGCGCGTGAACTGCTTTCGGTTGCCGAGGGCGCCGGCTCCCTTGTCGGGCGTGGCCTGGCCTCACTCGTGCTGGGCGAGGCGGAACTCTTTTCGGGCCAGTTGGGCGAAGCCGAGCGCCTGCTGACCGAAGCGGAGAAACTCTATGCCGAGGCCGGCGCCGTCGCCGGCCGCGTCATCGCGCTGCAGCGCCTGACGGAACTCGCTTTGGCGCGCGGGCAGAAATATCAGGCGGGGCGGCTGATCCGGCGCGCCACGGCGCTCGCGCAAACCTCATGGCTCGCGCCCCATCTGCTGATCAGCCTCAAGGGCCTGGCGGTGAAGGCCGCATCATCGCCCGAGAAGATCGCGGAGACGATCCACGAAGGCGACCGCATGCTGTCCGCCGGAGGCATCTGCCAGCCCTGCTCCATGACCTTCCGCACGGCAGCGGCGGTTGCCCTGGCCGAGGCAGGCGAGGTGGAACAGGTCAACCGGCGTCTCGACGAGGCCGAGCGGGTGGCCGGCATGTGGAATGGCGGCCCCTGGGTTGCCGCTGTCTGGGAAGCGCGCGGCGTGCTGCGCCGGGCGGAGCGGAGCGAAAATCGCGCGATGGCGGCATTCGAAGAGGCGGCCACGCGCTTTGCCGCTCTTGGCAGGCCGATCGACGAGGCCAGGTGCCTGCAGCGGATGGCCGAGCTGGTCTAA
- a CDS encoding peroxiredoxin, with protein sequence MSLRIAEMAPDFTAETTHGPINFHEWLGTSWGILFSHPKDFTPVCTTELGYMAKLKPEFDKRNVKIIGLSVDPVERHAGWAADIAETQGHAPNFPMIGDPMLAIAKLYDMLPATAGDSAEGRTAADNQTVRHVYVIGPDKKIKLMIAYPMTTGRNFDEILRVVDSMQLTAKHRVATPVNWRQGDDVIIAGSVSNDEAKVLYPDGWKQPKPYIRIVPQPAGNA encoded by the coding sequence ATGTCGCTTCGTATCGCCGAAATGGCCCCCGACTTCACCGCCGAAACCACTCACGGCCCGATCAATTTCCACGAGTGGCTGGGCACGTCATGGGGCATCCTGTTTTCTCACCCCAAGGATTTCACCCCCGTCTGCACCACGGAGCTTGGCTACATGGCCAAGCTGAAGCCCGAGTTCGACAAGCGCAACGTCAAGATTATCGGGCTCTCGGTCGACCCGGTCGAGCGTCACGCCGGATGGGCGGCGGATATCGCCGAGACCCAGGGCCATGCGCCGAACTTCCCGATGATCGGCGACCCGATGCTGGCGATCGCCAAGCTCTACGACATGCTGCCCGCCACTGCGGGCGACAGCGCGGAAGGGCGAACGGCCGCCGACAACCAGACGGTGCGCCATGTCTACGTCATCGGACCGGACAAGAAGATCAAGCTGATGATCGCCTACCCGATGACCACGGGCCGCAACTTCGACGAGATCCTGCGCGTGGTGGACTCCATGCAGCTCACCGCCAAGCATCGTGTCGCCACGCCGGTGAACTGGCGGCAGGGCGACGACGTGATCATCGCCGGCTCGGTTTCAAACGATGAAGCCAAAGTGCTCTATCCCGACGGCTGGAAGCAGCCCAAGCCCTATATCCGCATCGTCCCGCAGCCTGCCGGCAACGCCTGA
- a CDS encoding NAD(P)/FAD-dependent oxidoreductase, protein MKTRILILGAGFGGLELSTSLSEALGDSIAVTLIDKSDTFVFGYAKLDLMFGRATEKAVRLPYANYAKAGVTLKRETVTAIDPERRRVTTDKGVHEADILVVALGADYDVSGTPGITLGRNEFYSVPGAAHMAQVLPGFTSGHAVIGVCGAPYKCPPAPSECALMLHDYLTEKGVRGNCQITYVNPMSSPVPPSPETSKALLTAFAERGITFIPSARVVSVDEGRKIVALDNGSELPCDLFLGVPRNRAPDVVVEAGLTEGGWVTIDPRTLETRFPGVYAIGDLANTGAPKAGVFAEGAARTVAANLIAKFRHEEPTAKNPGAGSCYIEFGANRIARVDVDFFSGPKPTGAFYEPSEALRVDKEKFGSSRSARWFGH, encoded by the coding sequence ATGAAAACCCGCATCCTCATCCTCGGCGCTGGCTTCGGCGGGCTGGAACTCAGCACCTCCTTGTCCGAAGCCCTGGGTGACAGCATCGCTGTCACCCTCATCGACAAGTCTGACACCTTCGTGTTCGGCTATGCCAAGCTAGACCTGATGTTCGGCCGCGCGACCGAGAAGGCCGTGCGGCTGCCATATGCCAACTACGCCAAGGCCGGTGTCACGTTGAAGCGCGAAACCGTTACCGCCATCGATCCCGAACGGCGGCGTGTGACGACGGACAAGGGCGTGCACGAAGCCGATATACTTGTGGTCGCTCTCGGCGCCGACTACGACGTTTCAGGCACGCCCGGTATCACGCTCGGCCGCAACGAGTTCTACTCGGTGCCGGGCGCTGCCCATATGGCGCAGGTGCTGCCCGGCTTTACCAGCGGTCATGCCGTGATCGGCGTCTGCGGCGCGCCTTACAAGTGCCCGCCGGCACCCAGCGAATGCGCCTTGATGCTGCACGACTACCTGACCGAGAAAGGCGTACGCGGCAACTGCCAAATCACCTATGTGAACCCGATGTCGAGCCCGGTGCCGCCTTCGCCTGAAACGTCGAAGGCACTTCTGACAGCCTTCGCCGAACGCGGCATCACCTTTATCCCCAGCGCGCGCGTGGTCTCGGTGGATGAGGGGCGCAAGATCGTAGCGCTGGACAATGGCAGCGAGCTGCCATGCGATCTGTTCCTGGGTGTGCCCAGAAACCGTGCGCCCGACGTGGTTGTCGAGGCCGGCCTGACCGAGGGCGGTTGGGTTACCATCGATCCACGGACACTGGAAACCCGGTTCCCCGGCGTCTACGCGATCGGCGATCTGGCCAATACCGGCGCACCCAAGGCGGGCGTCTTCGCCGAGGGCGCGGCGCGCACTGTCGCCGCGAACCTTATAGCCAAGTTCCGCCATGAGGAACCAACGGCGAAAAACCCGGGCGCGGGGTCCTGCTACATCGAGTTCGGCGCCAACAGGATCGCCAGGGTGGATGTGGATTTCTTCTCCGGCCCGAAACCGACCGGCGCCTTCTACGAACCGTCGGAGGCTTTGCGGGTGGACAAGGAGAAGTTTGGCTCCAGCCGCAGCGCCCGCTGGTTCGGACACTGA
- a CDS encoding MFS transporter — MNLSYRWVIVAAGALMSCVAIGTMFSLAIFLEPMALDTNWSRAGISSAMTLNFLVMGLGGFAWGALSDRFGARIVVMIGAALLGLALVLASQAGSLLSFQLTYGVLVGLAASAFFAPMIALTTAWFDTNRSLAVSLVSAGMGVAPMTISPFARWLISAYDWRTAMFDIGITAWVLLLPAVLLVRQPPKPIAADAASAPVAEGGGLTVAQALRSPQFIVLGLTFFACCAAHSGPIFHMVSYAMLCGVAPMAAVSIYSVEGLAGLGGRLLYGVLADRLGVKPVLIAGLALQAVVIAAYLSISQLDQFYMLAVIFGATYGGVMPLYAVLAREYFGQRILGTVFGAATMLSSLGMAIGPLAGGMVFDAYASYHWLFIGSAIIGLGAVGIAIAFPPLPRKELLPA; from the coding sequence ATGAACCTTTCCTATCGTTGGGTCATCGTCGCGGCTGGTGCGCTGATGTCCTGTGTCGCCATCGGGACCATGTTTTCGCTGGCGATTTTCCTCGAACCGATGGCACTCGACACCAATTGGTCGCGCGCCGGCATTTCGAGCGCCATGACGCTCAACTTCCTCGTCATGGGCCTCGGCGGCTTCGCCTGGGGCGCCCTGTCGGACCGCTTCGGCGCCCGCATCGTCGTGATGATTGGTGCTGCGTTGCTCGGACTGGCGCTGGTTCTGGCCAGCCAGGCCGGCTCGCTCCTCAGCTTCCAGCTCACCTATGGCGTGCTCGTCGGCCTTGCCGCCAGCGCCTTCTTCGCGCCGATGATCGCGCTGACCACGGCCTGGTTCGACACCAACCGCAGCCTTGCCGTTTCGCTGGTGTCGGCCGGCATGGGCGTAGCACCGATGACGATCTCGCCCTTCGCGCGCTGGCTGATATCGGCCTATGACTGGCGCACCGCCATGTTCGACATCGGCATCACCGCCTGGGTGTTGCTGCTGCCGGCGGTGCTGCTGGTCCGCCAGCCGCCAAAGCCAATCGCCGCCGATGCGGCTTCCGCGCCGGTCGCCGAGGGCGGCGGGCTTACCGTGGCGCAGGCGCTGCGTTCACCACAGTTCATCGTGCTCGGCCTGACCTTCTTTGCCTGCTGTGCCGCGCATTCCGGGCCGATCTTCCACATGGTGAGCTATGCCATGCTGTGCGGCGTGGCGCCGATGGCCGCGGTATCGATCTACAGCGTCGAGGGCCTTGCCGGCCTCGGTGGCCGGCTGCTCTATGGCGTGCTCGCCGACAGGCTGGGCGTCAAACCGGTGCTGATTGCCGGGCTCGCGCTTCAGGCGGTCGTCATCGCCGCCTATCTCTCGATCAGCCAGCTCGACCAGTTCTACATGCTGGCTGTCATCTTCGGCGCCACCTATGGCGGTGTCATGCCGCTCTATGCGGTGCTGGCGCGCGAATATTTCGGCCAGCGCATTCTCGGCACGGTGTTCGGCGCCGCCACCATGCTGTCCAGCCTTGGCATGGCGATCGGCCCGCTGGCCGGCGGCATGGTGTTCGATGCCTATGCCAGCTACCACTGGCTGTTCATCGGCTCCGCCATCATCGGCCTCGGCGCGGTTGGCATCGCCATCGCCTTCCCGCCGCTGCCGCGCAAGGAGCTGTTGCCGGCTTAG
- a CDS encoding type II toxin-antitoxin system RelE/ParE family toxin, translating to MSRRTIRWTRRALLRLDEIGTHIEKDSAEAAARVIARIVSAAELLTEQPAMGRVGRVKATRELVLADIPYIVAYRLNEGTIEILTVIHAAQQWPQRL from the coding sequence ATGAGCCGCAGGACGATCCGCTGGACCAGGCGGGCGTTGCTTCGGCTCGACGAGATCGGCACGCATATCGAGAAAGACAGCGCAGAGGCGGCCGCTCGTGTCATCGCCCGCATCGTGTCGGCGGCGGAACTGCTGACCGAACAACCGGCCATGGGCCGCGTTGGGCGCGTCAAGGCGACGCGAGAGCTCGTCTTGGCCGATATTCCCTATATCGTCGCCTACCGCCTGAACGAGGGAACCATCGAAATCCTCACCGTCATACACGCAGCTCAACAGTGGCCGCAGCGCCTGTAG
- a CDS encoding CopG family ribbon-helix-helix protein yields MMTAFTVRLPDDTTTRLDQLAEKLDRSRSYVAAQAIEDFVARQEWQLAEIEAGMAEAERGEFASEQELAAVIAKHVRPSGQS; encoded by the coding sequence ATTATGACTGCTTTTACGGTACGCCTTCCCGACGATACGACAACCAGGCTCGACCAGCTTGCCGAAAAGCTCGATCGCTCGCGCTCCTATGTGGCAGCGCAAGCCATTGAGGATTTTGTCGCCCGCCAGGAGTGGCAACTCGCCGAGATAGAGGCCGGAATGGCGGAGGCCGAGCGCGGCGAGTTTGCCAGCGAACAGGAGCTGGCCGCGGTGATCGCGAAACACGTCAGGCCCTCCGGCCAATCATGA
- a CDS encoding FMN-dependent NADH-azoreductase produces the protein MSILLVTSSPRGNASHSTRIATEFAEKLVAADPSATLVVRDLVANPLPHIDADYASGIYTPVEARTQRQAEVVGVSDAALEELFAADTVILATGFINFNISSTLKSWVDHVARSGKSFSYGENGPKGLVTGKKVYIVLASGGIYSEGAAVQMDHAIPYLRSVLGFIGMTDVDVIRIEGVGMGPDAVTAALAKATAKVDAVVAATQQIAVAA, from the coding sequence ATGTCCATCCTTCTCGTCACCTCGAGCCCACGCGGCAATGCCTCGCACTCGACCCGCATCGCCACCGAATTCGCTGAAAAGCTTGTCGCCGCCGATCCGTCGGCCACGCTTGTCGTGCGTGACCTTGTCGCCAACCCGCTGCCGCATATCGATGCGGACTATGCGAGCGGCATCTACACCCCGGTTGAAGCCCGCACCCAGCGTCAGGCCGAAGTGGTCGGTGTTTCCGATGCGGCACTTGAAGAGTTGTTTGCCGCCGACACCGTCATCCTGGCCACCGGCTTCATCAACTTCAACATTTCCTCGACGCTGAAGTCCTGGGTCGATCACGTCGCCCGCTCCGGCAAGAGCTTCAGCTATGGCGAGAACGGCCCCAAGGGTCTCGTCACCGGCAAGAAGGTCTATATCGTGCTCGCCTCCGGCGGCATCTATTCGGAAGGCGCTGCCGTACAGATGGATCATGCGATCCCTTACCTGCGCAGCGTGCTCGGCTTCATCGGCATGACCGATGTCGACGTCATCCGCATCGAAGGTGTCGGCATGGGCCCTGACGCGGTGACCGCGGCGCTCGCCAAGGCGACCGCCAAGGTCGACGCCGTGGTGGCCGCGACCCAACAGATTGCTGTCGCCGCGTAA